The following are from one region of the Lytechinus variegatus isolate NC3 chromosome 4, Lvar_3.0, whole genome shotgun sequence genome:
- the LOC121412400 gene encoding uncharacterized protein LOC121412400, producing MAENMLFQRNPASTGESSIKNCRLNEHEITQLAAEFNEWMGAGPSGQLKSEKMIETLLNYLAGGGYYRQLGHSSGIATSTAFRHTRLTTNFIYEKASDYISLPRAEHEFEQLSSRIEMPDGQMKQVILYIDGYISRIQRPDHAGDAYFCGRHGKSCDSINTQLITDKFEQVRHIITGLSGATHDKTATEWSMTFMQFLDDLPGDYVVLVDPAYRNLHPSVIHRVVKPNLSAEEERYNLDVTKLRQIVERAIGATQLRWRLSQLKESRMAAKGGILFPSKCLVAMSYLHNRYTNYLV from the exons atggctgaaaatatgctgtttcagAGGAATCCGGCATCTACCGGAGAATCTTCAATCAAGAATTGTCGGCTAAATGAACATGAAATAACTCAACTGGCAGCAGAATTTAATGAATGGATGGGGGCGGGCCCTAGTGGTCAactaaaatcagaaaaaatgaTTGAGACACTACTGAATTATCTAGCGGGAGGGGGGTACTATCGCCAGCTGGGACATTCATCGGGTATTGCAACCTCAACTGCATTTCGACATACCAGATTGACCACgaatttcatttatgaaaaagCGTCCGACTATATTTCGCTTCCGAGAGCTGAGCATGAATTCGAGCAATTAAGTTCACGCATTGAGATGCCAGATGGGCAG ATGAAGCAAGTGATCCTTTATATTGATGGCTACATTTCCCGAATTCAACGTCCAGACCACGCGGGAGACGCTTATTTTTGTGGTCGTCATGGGAAATCTTGTGATTCAATCAATACCCAACTCATTACTGATAAATTTGAGCAAGTTCGTCATATAATAACCG gaTTATCTGGAGCAACACACGACAAAACAGCAACAGAGTGGAGCATGACTTTCATGCAGTTTCTTGACGATTTGCCAGGTGACTACGTCGTCTTGGTAGATCCTGCCTACAGAAATCTTCACCCATCAGTGATACATAGAGTGGTTAAACCAAATCTCAGTGCTGAAGAAGAACGATACAATCTTGATGTAACGAAGTTACGACAAATTGTGGAAAGGGCAATAGGAGCGACTCAGCTAAGATGGAGATTGTCGCAACTAAAAGAAAGTCGCATGGCAGCCAAAGGAGGTATTTTATTTCCCTCCAAATGTTTGGTTGCCATGTCGTATCTGCATAACAGATACACAAATTACCTCGTATGA